The following are encoded together in the Planctobacterium marinum genome:
- a CDS encoding DMT family transporter → MFKQIDIRDAQQMMSNLLYCALALTAFAGNSLLCRWALADGLIEPADFTVIRLGSGAFSLYVLTLISLPAQTPFSVLAHGSFRGALALFIYAALFSFAYVSLDTATGALILFGAVQFTLIVLYLSGGKRLSNTEWLGVVLAISGFVVLLLPSATTPSVTGFLLMLIAGGAWGAYTWFGAKSQNPLADTAANFIYTLPFCLVMYIVSGKPQQLDNHGVWLAVVSGVLTSGIGYAVWYRVVPHLSTLQASISQLTVPFLAAVAGMVILGEHLALQFWSASVLVLLGILTLNLSEQPD, encoded by the coding sequence TTGTTTAAACAAATTGATATTCGTGATGCCCAACAAATGATGAGTAATCTTTTATATTGTGCTTTAGCGTTAACGGCTTTTGCGGGCAACTCCTTGTTATGTCGCTGGGCGCTTGCTGATGGCTTAATCGAGCCTGCGGATTTTACGGTTATTCGTTTGGGCTCGGGAGCCTTTAGCTTGTATGTTTTAACTCTCATTAGCCTACCTGCCCAAACACCTTTCAGTGTTTTAGCTCATGGCAGTTTTAGAGGTGCCCTGGCCTTATTTATTTATGCCGCTTTGTTTTCGTTTGCCTATGTTAGTCTCGATACCGCCACCGGAGCTTTAATACTATTTGGCGCTGTGCAATTCACGCTCATTGTCCTGTATTTATCTGGCGGTAAACGATTGTCGAATACAGAGTGGCTCGGCGTAGTTTTGGCCATTTCAGGGTTTGTGGTGTTGTTATTACCTTCAGCCACAACTCCCTCTGTAACTGGATTTCTATTAATGCTGATTGCAGGAGGGGCTTGGGGGGCTTACACCTGGTTTGGGGCCAAAAGCCAAAATCCTCTGGCTGACACAGCGGCCAACTTTATTTATACGCTGCCATTTTGTCTGGTTATGTACATTGTAAGTGGGAAACCTCAGCAACTGGACAATCATGGAGTCTGGCTGGCTGTGGTTTCCGGGGTATTGACATCCGGGATAGGGTACGCCGTTTGGTATCGCGTGGTACCCCATTTAAGTACTTTACAGGCCTCCATTTCTCAATTAACCGTTCCTTTTTTGGCTGCTGTGGCAGGTATGGTTATACTTGGAGAGCACTTAGCGTTGCAGTTTTGGAGCGCGAGTGTGTTAGTACTGCTTGGCATTCTGACCTTAAATCTCAGCGAGCAACCTGACTAA
- the pilW gene encoding type IV pilus biogenesis/stability protein PilW yields MMRILIFFCSILLAGCASQPVNNKNTLAPGVNQVEAAKTRVSLGLTYLKNGNYVQAKTNLDKALEFAPRLGDAHFALAFYYQQVSEWEIARQYYEQAMHLDSNNPDLINSYGAFLCEIGEYREAKENLLRAINIKTYNRSAESYENLAICSHRQGNIGEAMNYLRSALQHQPGRARSWYMLVELLLAKKQWQEAKVAYRQYEKVVPVTADTLNLAIEIENGLGNANIAQGYADMLQTLYPERVGLPRTVILAPSQVNYTQPEQQSAGISSELAGKDVVYHVLQKGETLYQISRRYNVRVQTLVDWNNIKDVADLSIGQRIIVSNPY; encoded by the coding sequence ATGATGCGCATCTTAATATTTTTTTGTTCGATACTTTTAGCCGGTTGTGCCAGCCAGCCTGTCAATAATAAAAACACCCTTGCACCCGGTGTCAACCAGGTAGAAGCCGCTAAAACGCGTGTCTCTTTGGGCTTAACTTACCTGAAAAATGGTAACTATGTTCAGGCGAAAACCAACCTGGACAAGGCGCTAGAGTTTGCGCCTCGTCTTGGTGATGCTCATTTCGCATTGGCTTTTTATTATCAACAAGTTTCCGAGTGGGAAATTGCGCGGCAATACTACGAACAGGCCATGCACCTTGATAGCAATAACCCGGATTTGATCAACTCTTACGGAGCCTTTTTGTGTGAGATTGGTGAGTACCGAGAAGCTAAAGAAAACTTGCTGCGTGCCATCAATATTAAAACTTATAACCGCAGTGCTGAATCTTACGAGAACTTAGCTATTTGTAGTCATCGACAAGGCAATATCGGCGAAGCCATGAATTATTTGCGTAGTGCGTTGCAGCATCAACCTGGACGAGCCCGTAGCTGGTATATGTTGGTGGAGCTTTTATTGGCGAAAAAACAGTGGCAGGAAGCAAAAGTTGCCTATCGCCAATACGAAAAGGTCGTGCCGGTGACAGCAGACACGCTAAATCTGGCGATAGAGATTGAAAATGGCCTCGGTAATGCCAATATTGCACAGGGTTACGCCGATATGTTGCAAACCCTCTACCCGGAACGGGTGGGATTGCCGCGCACTGTAATACTGGCACCTTCGCAAGTTAATTACACACAACCAGAACAGCAATCCGCAGGCATATCCAGCGAGCTTGCGGGCAAAGATGTGGTGTATCACGTGTTACAGAAAGGCGAAACTTTGTATCAGATTTCGCGTCGGTATAATGTTAGAGTTCAGACTCTGGTGGATTGGAACAACATCAAGGATGTTGCCGATTTATCCATCGGACAACGAATTATCGTATCTAATCCATATTAA
- the xseA gene encoding exodeoxyribonuclease VII large subunit: MQSRSDIFTVSKLNRFAKHILESEIGSIWISAEISNFVAASSGHWYFTLKDARAQVKAAMFKGANRKVRVRPKEGDKVLVRGDISLYEARGDYQLIASHLEPDGEGDLKAQFEQLKARLSAEGLFDPARKRALPEKAKRIGVITSPTGAAVRDIITVFQRRNPAIEVIIYPAQVQGASAHNDLIKALQLANEQNQVDAIIIGRGGGSMEDLWCFNHESLARTIATSQIPVVSAVGHEIDFTIADFVADLRAPTPSAAAEMLSYSNDEAIKHLTSLQRQLNASFVHLLQDKRHVLQQKRHSLERLHPEYQLREQWQTLDRLTERLNRIANEQLLRKQHQLQALNNKIQHNNPAAEIKQRQQTLNEQNNRLSKSLLHLINAKRQQFASQCHLLDTVSPLATMTRGYSITFKEGEIVKSAKSLSSGDEVTTRFADGEVRNRII, translated from the coding sequence ATGCAATCCCGTAGCGATATTTTTACAGTCAGCAAACTAAATCGATTCGCCAAACACATTCTGGAGTCTGAAATAGGTAGTATCTGGATCTCAGCGGAAATTTCTAATTTTGTGGCTGCCAGCTCGGGACATTGGTATTTCACTCTGAAGGACGCCCGTGCGCAGGTTAAGGCTGCGATGTTCAAAGGGGCTAATCGCAAGGTGCGAGTTCGCCCCAAAGAGGGTGACAAAGTCTTGGTCAGAGGCGATATCAGCCTGTATGAAGCCCGTGGAGACTACCAGCTAATCGCTTCACACCTTGAGCCCGATGGCGAGGGTGACTTGAAAGCGCAATTTGAACAGCTCAAGGCCCGCTTGAGCGCAGAAGGGCTATTTGACCCAGCACGTAAACGCGCATTACCGGAAAAAGCGAAGCGCATCGGGGTAATCACCTCGCCAACGGGTGCTGCAGTGCGCGACATTATTACCGTGTTTCAACGCCGTAACCCGGCCATCGAAGTAATCATTTATCCGGCGCAAGTACAGGGAGCGAGTGCCCATAACGATTTAATAAAAGCCCTGCAATTAGCCAACGAGCAAAATCAGGTTGATGCCATCATCATCGGACGTGGTGGAGGCTCCATGGAAGATCTATGGTGTTTTAACCATGAATCACTCGCACGGACCATCGCCACAAGTCAAATACCTGTAGTCAGTGCTGTGGGCCACGAAATTGATTTTACCATTGCAGACTTTGTCGCTGATCTCAGAGCCCCCACCCCGTCAGCCGCAGCAGAAATGCTGAGTTATTCTAACGATGAAGCCATAAAGCATCTGACAAGCTTACAGCGCCAATTAAATGCCAGCTTTGTGCATCTGTTACAAGACAAACGCCACGTACTACAGCAGAAACGTCATTCATTGGAGCGACTTCATCCTGAATATCAACTCAGAGAACAGTGGCAAACCCTGGACCGTTTGACTGAACGCTTGAATCGCATCGCAAATGAGCAACTGTTGCGAAAACAACACCAGTTACAAGCACTCAATAATAAAATCCAACACAATAATCCAGCCGCTGAGATCAAACAGCGACAACAAACATTAAATGAGCAAAATAATCGTCTCAGTAAGAGTCTGTTGCATTTAATCAACGCTAAGAGACAACAGTTTGCCAGCCAATGCCATTTGCTGGACACCGTTAGTCCATTGGCTACCATGACTCGTGGATATAGTATTACTTTTAAAGAAGGAGAAATTGTGAAAAGCGCTAAATCTCTCTCGTCGGGCGATGAAGTAACCACGCGATTTGCCGACGGTGAGGTTCGTAACCGTATTATCTAG
- the bamB gene encoding outer membrane protein assembly factor BamB: MTLSKFLSRGALLIVLLNLTACSMIPTWMDPTTWFEDEEEAEVRVLKPINAQFQPEVVWDETVGDGVESYFSRLTPVVAYDKVFAASRQGVVKAFDKVSGNEIWKTDLADYRDEGMLSSVTQFWSDGVSARLSGGITAAYQRIYFGSENGLVFAIDVDSGKVVWQSKVKGEVLAAPAVNEGVVVVNTAAGIMHALDAETGEERWIYESEVPALSLRGVAPATIANGAAIAGTASGKVAVVRLENGQVLWEQTVAAPSGATELERIVDIDSETIVFGGIVYVVSYNGTLAAVELRSGRVLWKREYRSYRRMTIDGNNLFVVDDKSQVYALDRRNGIERWSQSALRDRELTSAAPVSGYVVVGDKYGFLHWLDKSTGDLVARLNFGGDDEDNSVYVEPVVDGNTLYAITREGDIAAITTP; the protein is encoded by the coding sequence ATGACGCTATCTAAATTCTTATCAAGAGGCGCTTTGCTGATAGTTCTGCTTAACCTGACAGCGTGCTCTATGATACCCACCTGGATGGATCCCACCACTTGGTTTGAGGACGAAGAGGAAGCAGAGGTTCGCGTTCTGAAACCCATCAACGCGCAGTTTCAACCCGAAGTTGTATGGGATGAAACAGTTGGTGATGGTGTCGAGTCTTACTTCTCTCGACTGACTCCTGTTGTGGCTTATGACAAAGTGTTTGCCGCCAGTCGACAGGGTGTTGTTAAGGCTTTTGATAAAGTCTCCGGCAATGAAATCTGGAAAACAGATTTGGCCGACTATCGCGACGAAGGCATGTTATCTTCAGTGACCCAATTTTGGTCTGATGGCGTGTCAGCGCGCTTATCTGGTGGTATTACGGCGGCATACCAACGTATTTATTTTGGCTCTGAAAACGGCTTAGTGTTTGCCATTGATGTGGACAGCGGTAAGGTTGTTTGGCAGTCCAAAGTAAAAGGCGAAGTATTGGCAGCACCGGCAGTAAATGAAGGTGTTGTTGTAGTAAATACCGCTGCTGGTATTATGCATGCGCTTGATGCTGAAACGGGCGAAGAGCGCTGGATTTATGAATCTGAAGTGCCTGCACTGAGTTTGCGTGGTGTGGCGCCTGCCACTATCGCCAATGGTGCCGCGATAGCGGGTACCGCCAGTGGAAAGGTGGCCGTGGTACGATTGGAAAACGGCCAGGTATTGTGGGAGCAAACGGTTGCAGCCCCGTCTGGTGCCACTGAGCTGGAACGCATTGTTGATATTGACAGTGAAACTATCGTATTCGGTGGCATTGTTTATGTTGTCTCCTACAACGGCACATTGGCGGCAGTGGAACTGCGCTCCGGTCGTGTATTGTGGAAACGCGAATACCGTTCTTACCGCAGAATGACGATCGACGGAAACAACCTGTTTGTGGTTGACGATAAGAGCCAGGTCTATGCTTTGGACAGACGCAACGGTATCGAACGCTGGTCGCAGTCGGCTCTGCGAGATCGAGAATTAACCTCCGCAGCGCCGGTGTCTGGTTATGTGGTTGTGGGTGACAAATACGGCTTTTTGCACTGGTTAGATAAGTCTACTGGTGACTTGGTTGCTCGACTCAACTTTGGTGGTGACGACGAAGATAACTCGGTTTACGTTGAGCCAGTCGTTGACGGCAACACCCTATACGCGATAACTCGCGAAGGTGATATCGCGGCCATTACAACGCCTTAG
- the hisS gene encoding histidine--tRNA ligase, which produces MSKTIQAVRGMNDCLPEQSGLWQWIEAKLRAAANSYGYQELRTPIVESTDLFKRSIGEVTDIVEKEMYTFEDRNGDSLTLRPEGTACCVRAGNQHGLLYNQQQKIWYMGPMFRHERPQKGRYRQFHQFGIETYGFPSADADAEVIAVAAWLWREFGIADDVRLEINSLGSNEAREQYKNALVEYLSGHKDKLDEDSLRRLDSNPLRILDSKNADIQALLQSAPSLTEYLDEDSQQHFAEVQARLDAYGIAYTVNPTLVRGLDYYNRTVFEWVTDSLGAQGTVCAGGRYDGLVEQLGGKASPAVGFALGMERLALILAERVAQETINPPTDIYLASMGESAELFNISLAETLRNAFPEARVQTHMGGGNFKKQMKRADKVNARYAIIVGEQELNEQKVLVKSLQDGQQEEVAQAELQAYLKLKLA; this is translated from the coding sequence GTGAGTAAAACGATACAAGCCGTACGCGGAATGAACGATTGCTTACCCGAGCAGTCGGGCTTGTGGCAATGGATAGAAGCGAAGTTAAGAGCCGCTGCAAATAGCTATGGCTATCAGGAACTCAGGACCCCTATTGTTGAGAGCACTGACTTATTCAAGCGCTCCATTGGTGAAGTCACTGACATCGTCGAAAAAGAGATGTATACCTTCGAGGATCGCAACGGTGATAGTCTGACGCTGAGACCTGAAGGCACAGCTTGTTGTGTCAGAGCGGGTAACCAGCACGGTTTACTGTACAACCAACAGCAAAAAATTTGGTATATGGGGCCCATGTTCCGCCATGAGCGGCCGCAAAAAGGCCGTTATCGTCAATTTCACCAATTCGGCATAGAAACCTACGGATTCCCATCAGCGGATGCAGACGCAGAGGTTATTGCCGTGGCTGCCTGGTTATGGCGAGAATTTGGCATCGCTGATGATGTTAGATTGGAGATTAACTCACTAGGCTCCAATGAAGCGCGCGAACAATATAAAAACGCGTTGGTGGAATACTTAAGTGGACACAAAGACAAATTAGACGAAGACAGCTTGCGTCGTCTGGATAGCAATCCGTTGCGCATCCTGGATAGCAAAAATGCTGATATTCAAGCTTTGTTACAATCTGCTCCGTCACTCACCGAATACCTCGACGAAGATTCCCAACAGCATTTTGCTGAGGTACAAGCCCGTCTTGATGCTTACGGAATTGCTTATACGGTCAACCCCACCTTGGTGCGCGGTCTGGACTATTACAATCGCACCGTGTTTGAGTGGGTTACTGACAGTTTAGGCGCCCAAGGCACGGTTTGTGCTGGTGGACGTTACGACGGTTTGGTAGAGCAATTAGGCGGTAAGGCGAGTCCTGCCGTTGGATTCGCGTTGGGTATGGAAAGACTGGCGTTGATTCTCGCGGAGAGAGTTGCACAGGAAACCATTAATCCGCCTACGGATATTTATCTGGCTTCCATGGGCGAAAGCGCGGAACTTTTTAACATATCGCTTGCCGAAACCCTTCGGAATGCGTTTCCTGAAGCTCGCGTGCAAACCCACATGGGCGGCGGGAACTTCAAAAAACAAATGAAGCGAGCCGACAAAGTCAATGCCAGATACGCCATCATCGTAGGTGAGCAAGAATTGAATGAGCAGAAAGTGCTGGTTAAATCTTTACAGGATGGCCAGCAAGAAGAAGTTGCTCAAGCTGAGTTACAAGCATATTTAAAATTAAAATTGGCCTGA
- a CDS encoding YfgM family protein translates to MDHLNTEEEQIEAIKKFWKENGMPIIVGAALGLGGLWGWRFYNEQQLKAQEQASDAYNVAVESSAADETDTAALNAFIDANSESTYAVMAALQLAKVAVEQSDLAEAEKQLQWAADTVKDAAIKDLALVRLARVQNELEKFDVAKSTLDKVSSDAFQAQAFTVKGDILARQELFTEAQESYTKALELTEGNPALIQMKIDHLNAKVSS, encoded by the coding sequence ATGGATCATCTCAATACTGAAGAAGAACAAATTGAAGCCATAAAGAAATTTTGGAAAGAAAATGGCATGCCAATCATTGTCGGTGCAGCGCTGGGACTGGGTGGACTTTGGGGCTGGCGTTTCTACAATGAGCAGCAGTTAAAAGCACAAGAACAAGCGAGCGACGCCTATAATGTTGCCGTTGAGAGTTCAGCAGCAGATGAAACCGACACCGCGGCATTAAACGCATTTATCGATGCAAACTCCGAGTCAACTTATGCAGTTATGGCCGCATTGCAGCTAGCCAAAGTTGCAGTTGAGCAAAGTGATTTAGCTGAAGCCGAAAAACAACTGCAGTGGGCTGCAGATACAGTTAAAGACGCTGCGATTAAAGATCTGGCTTTGGTTCGTCTTGCACGTGTCCAAAACGAGCTTGAGAAATTTGATGTGGCTAAATCTACCTTGGATAAGGTCAGTAGCGATGCGTTTCAGGCCCAAGCATTTACCGTAAAAGGCGATATTCTGGCGCGTCAGGAATTATTCACCGAGGCGCAAGAGAGTTACACTAAAGCACTGGAATTGACTGAAGGAAACCCGGCGCTTATACAAATGAAGATCGACCACCTCAACGCCAAAGTAAGTAGTTAA
- a CDS encoding RodZ domain-containing protein produces the protein MAEEIQEETPLPAPGVKLKMRREALNLSIEDIADKLHLRPSVVAELESDVIDHNISMTFTRGYIRLYARHLELDPDPLLAEFDELANPVKQPAKLQSFSQKVAKQASDARLMMFTWFVLFVIVAMAVVWWFQQPDTGSTTTTATSSQAQDVGSVGQPAETTGNNQETNAQQPIETFAQPDLRSADEPETIESSEVNSGVQAVSEIKADERDNITTDTVDFPETAAEQNFSVEPADNGVTIESGENSESVVVAPEETSAINSTELQTTIDESLTIEESPAIEDSTIAEAAEASAAAGIDELQTLQLEDTEIATAEPVELIFTFSEDCWMNLTDATGEAIAYGIKAAGRVMPVSGVPPFEVKLGAPQAVSLMVDGVPFDMSGFPAGRTATFTIGAE, from the coding sequence ATGGCAGAAGAAATTCAGGAAGAAACGCCTCTCCCGGCGCCCGGTGTAAAGTTAAAGATGCGCCGAGAAGCGTTAAACCTCAGCATTGAAGACATCGCAGATAAGCTTCATTTACGCCCCTCCGTGGTGGCTGAGTTGGAGAGTGATGTCATTGATCACAATATATCCATGACCTTTACTCGTGGCTATATCCGCCTGTATGCTCGCCACCTGGAATTGGATCCGGATCCCTTGCTGGCTGAATTCGACGAATTGGCCAACCCGGTTAAACAACCGGCCAAACTACAAAGCTTTTCTCAGAAAGTGGCCAAACAAGCCAGTGACGCCCGCTTGATGATGTTTACCTGGTTTGTGCTGTTCGTTATCGTTGCCATGGCCGTGGTCTGGTGGTTCCAGCAACCTGATACTGGCTCAACAACCACGACAGCCACTTCATCACAAGCACAGGATGTTGGGAGTGTTGGGCAACCTGCCGAGACTACTGGGAATAACCAGGAGACTAACGCGCAACAACCCATCGAGACATTTGCCCAGCCGGATCTGAGATCTGCAGATGAGCCAGAGACTATAGAGTCCTCAGAGGTTAACAGTGGCGTACAAGCCGTTTCCGAAATAAAGGCTGATGAACGCGATAATATCACTACCGACACTGTTGATTTCCCTGAGACTGCTGCTGAGCAGAACTTTTCTGTTGAGCCTGCTGACAACGGGGTTACAATCGAGAGCGGAGAAAATTCTGAGTCTGTAGTCGTTGCTCCAGAGGAAACTAGTGCTATAAACAGTACAGAACTGCAAACTACAATAGATGAATCGCTTACCATAGAAGAATCCCCTGCAATAGAGGATTCCACCATTGCCGAGGCCGCAGAAGCGTCTGCAGCTGCGGGAATCGATGAGCTGCAAACCCTGCAACTCGAGGATACTGAGATTGCGACAGCAGAGCCTGTTGAACTGATTTTTACCTTCTCTGAAGATTGTTGGATGAATTTAACAGATGCTACAGGTGAAGCAATTGCCTATGGCATCAAAGCTGCTGGACGTGTTATGCCAGTCAGTGGTGTTCCACCCTTTGAAGTGAAATTAGGGGCCCCACAAGCAGTAAGCTTGATGGTAGACGGAGTGCCGTTTGATATGAGCGGATTCCCGGCTGGTCGCACTGCTACGTTTACCATAGGAGCTGAATAG
- the der gene encoding ribosome biogenesis GTPase Der codes for MLPVIALVGRPNVGKSTLFNRLTNTRDALVADYPGLTRDRKYGQAKYQGWQFILIDTGGISGDEQGIDAEMASQSLMAVDEADVVLFLVDARAGLTAADEGIAKHLRMQGKKTLLVANKVDGIDGDSASAEFYSLGLGKVYQIAASHGRGISQLVETVLEPMAEQFPEVHIPEKVKRDEEDAEKELERLQSLPIKLAIVGKPNVGKSTLTNRILGEERVVVYDMPGTTRDSIYIPMQREDQDYILIDTAGVRKKGKINDAVEKFSVIKTLQAIEEANVVLLVIDAREGISDQDLSLLGFILNAGRALVLAVNKWDGLDIKVKDDIKRELDFRLGFIDFARLHFISALHGTGVGHLYESVQEAYQSATKRVNTSMLTRIMELAQDDHKPPLVRGRRVKMKYAHAGGYNPPRIVVHGNQVEDLPDSYKRYLMNYFRKSLKIMGTPIKIEFKGSANPFEGKTNKLTQSQYRKRQRLMKLHKK; via the coding sequence ATGCTACCTGTAATTGCTCTTGTGGGACGCCCCAATGTAGGCAAATCAACACTGTTTAATCGGTTGACTAATACCCGGGACGCGCTGGTAGCTGACTATCCCGGACTTACCCGTGATCGCAAGTACGGTCAGGCAAAATATCAAGGTTGGCAATTTATTCTGATTGATACCGGCGGCATCAGTGGCGATGAGCAGGGTATTGATGCTGAAATGGCCAGCCAGTCTTTAATGGCTGTGGACGAGGCGGACGTAGTGCTGTTTCTGGTGGATGCGCGCGCTGGCCTGACTGCGGCAGATGAAGGCATTGCTAAGCATCTCAGAATGCAGGGCAAAAAAACGCTATTGGTGGCCAATAAAGTCGACGGCATCGACGGCGATAGCGCCTCTGCTGAGTTTTACTCACTTGGGCTAGGCAAGGTGTATCAAATTGCTGCATCTCATGGTCGAGGTATCTCGCAGCTGGTGGAGACCGTGCTGGAGCCAATGGCTGAGCAATTCCCGGAAGTTCACATCCCTGAAAAAGTAAAACGGGATGAAGAGGACGCCGAAAAAGAGTTAGAACGCTTGCAAAGCTTGCCCATTAAACTGGCCATCGTCGGTAAACCCAATGTCGGTAAGTCCACCTTGACCAACCGTATATTAGGCGAAGAGCGGGTGGTGGTTTATGACATGCCGGGAACAACCAGGGACAGTATCTATATTCCCATGCAGCGAGAAGATCAGGACTATATCCTTATCGATACAGCAGGGGTGCGTAAAAAAGGCAAAATCAATGATGCTGTCGAAAAGTTCTCAGTAATTAAAACACTGCAGGCTATTGAAGAAGCGAATGTGGTGTTACTGGTCATCGATGCCCGCGAGGGCATTTCCGACCAGGATTTATCTTTATTGGGTTTTATACTTAACGCCGGTAGAGCGCTGGTGCTCGCAGTGAATAAATGGGATGGTCTGGATATCAAAGTAAAAGATGACATCAAACGGGAGTTGGATTTCCGCCTTGGTTTTATCGATTTTGCCAGATTGCATTTCATCTCTGCCTTACACGGTACAGGGGTAGGGCATTTATACGAGTCAGTGCAAGAGGCTTATCAGTCGGCGACTAAGCGCGTAAATACTTCCATGTTGACGCGTATTATGGAGTTGGCTCAAGATGATCACAAACCGCCTTTGGTGCGCGGACGCCGGGTTAAAATGAAGTACGCCCATGCTGGTGGCTATAATCCGCCTCGGATCGTGGTGCACGGTAATCAGGTGGAAGACTTGCCTGACTCTTACAAGCGATATCTGATGAACTATTTCAGAAAATCACTCAAAATCATGGGTACACCGATAAAAATTGAATTCAAAGGCAGTGCCAATCCGTTCGAAGGCAAGACCAATAAACTCACTCAGTCTCAGTACCGCAAGCGTCAGAGGTTGATGAAGCTGCATAAAAAATAA
- the ispG gene encoding flavodoxin-dependent (E)-4-hydroxy-3-methylbut-2-enyl-diphosphate synthase — MTPESPIKRRKSTRINVGNVPIGDGAPIAVQSMTNTPTTDVTATVAQINRIVGVGGEIVRVSVPTMEAAEAFQQIKQQVNVPLVADIHFDYRIALKVAEYGADCLRINPGNIGNMERIKAVVESARDKDIPIRIGVNAGSLEKDIQEKYGEPTPAALVESAMRHVEILDKLNFDQFKVSVKASDVFLAVGAYRLLAQKIDQPLHLGITEAGGFRAGAVKSSVGLGMLLAEGIGDTIRISLAADPVEEIKVGFDILKSLRIRSRGINFIACPSCSRQEFDVIGTVNALEERLEDVLTPMDVSIIGCVVNGPGEAEVSDLGLTGARNMSGFYLDGKRQRERLANDDLVRQLEQRIRAKAAALDEKNKIPTTQL, encoded by the coding sequence ATGACCCCTGAGTCTCCCATTAAACGCAGAAAATCTACCCGCATCAATGTTGGTAATGTGCCCATTGGTGATGGGGCACCCATTGCCGTGCAAAGTATGACTAATACGCCCACCACCGATGTGACTGCAACCGTGGCTCAAATAAATCGAATTGTGGGCGTTGGAGGCGAGATTGTCAGAGTATCGGTGCCCACCATGGAAGCTGCTGAAGCTTTCCAGCAAATTAAACAGCAAGTGAATGTGCCGCTGGTGGCAGATATTCATTTTGACTACCGTATCGCCCTGAAAGTCGCGGAATATGGTGCTGATTGTCTGCGTATCAATCCCGGCAACATTGGCAACATGGAGCGCATTAAAGCGGTCGTAGAGAGTGCCAGAGACAAAGATATTCCCATTCGTATCGGCGTTAACGCCGGCTCGCTTGAAAAAGATATCCAGGAAAAGTACGGGGAGCCTACGCCTGCTGCGCTGGTGGAATCAGCAATGCGTCATGTGGAGATTTTGGACAAGCTCAACTTTGACCAATTTAAAGTCAGCGTTAAGGCCTCAGATGTGTTTCTGGCTGTGGGTGCTTATCGTTTGTTGGCGCAAAAAATAGACCAGCCATTACATTTGGGTATTACTGAAGCGGGTGGCTTTCGAGCTGGAGCCGTTAAAAGTTCGGTGGGGCTGGGTATGCTGCTGGCAGAGGGTATCGGCGATACGATTCGCATTTCGCTCGCCGCCGATCCGGTAGAAGAGATCAAGGTTGGCTTTGATATTCTCAAGTCGCTGCGAATTCGCTCAAGAGGCATTAATTTTATTGCTTGCCCTAGTTGCTCTCGTCAGGAGTTTGATGTCATCGGGACAGTCAATGCCCTCGAAGAGCGCCTGGAAGATGTGTTAACCCCCATGGATGTCTCTATCATTGGCTGTGTGGTTAATGGCCCGGGTGAGGCTGAAGTTTCAGATTTGGGCTTAACCGGAGCACGTAATATGAGTGGTTTTTATCTCGATGGTAAACGCCAAAGAGAGCGTCTGGCTAATGATGATCTGGTACGGCAACTTGAGCAGCGTATTCGTGCCAAAGCCGCCGCACTGGACGAAAAAAATAAAATCCCTACAACACAGTTGTAA